One part of the Entelurus aequoreus isolate RoL-2023_Sb linkage group LG05, RoL_Eaeq_v1.1, whole genome shotgun sequence genome encodes these proteins:
- the plekhb1 gene encoding pleckstrin homology domain-containing family B member 1, whose product MALMRSGWLWRQTSVLKRWKLNWCDLWVDGSLCFYKSDSRRELEHRVNLKFTCVDVRSGLECRGVTAPETNPQENVITVQLKDGSTMNLCANSEDESIAWKLTMLETRRNPVFAYDPYDDSYQAVHLSRYQTVYMTPGAGPGTHQVIVRRDPLDGAFDHLALGLLAGMAAGATIRSFLWAPVLFC is encoded by the exons CGTCCGTACTGAAGCGCTGGAAGTTAAACTGGTGCGACCTTTGGGTGGACGGTAGTCTCTGCTTCTACAAGAGCGACAGCCGGCGAGAGTTGGAGCACCGCGTCAACCTCAAATTCACGTGCGTGGACGTGCGGAGCGGCCTGGAGTGTCGAG GCGTGACTGCGCCTGAGACCAACCCCCAGGAGAACGTCATTACGGTCCAGCTGAAGGACGGGTCAACTATGAACCTTTGTGCCAACAGCGAGGACGAGTCCAT AGCCTGGAAACTGACCATGCTGGAAACCAGGAGGAACCCG GTGTTCGCGTATGACCCGTACGACGACTCCTACCAGGCCGTACACCTGAGCCGCTATCAGACCGTCTACATGACGCCTGGAGCAGGACCAG GTACCCACCAAGTGATCGTTCGGAGGGACCCGTTGGACGGTGCGTTCGACCACCTGGCGCTGGGACTGCTGGCGGGCATGGCGGCAGGAGCGACCATCAGATCCTTCCTCTGGGCGCCCGTCCTCTTCTGCTGA